Below is a genomic region from Selenomonadales bacterium.
AACATAAGAGCAGATCTTAGGCTCGGTTGCCATAAGTTCGATCAGATCGTCTGTGAAGTTGTGCGGGTAGCAATACAAAAGACGAATCCATTCGATTTTTTCGATTTTGACAAGTTCGCGAAGAAGGGCTGTAATACGGCGTTCTCCGTAGAGGTCAGTACCATAGTTCGTTGTATCTTGTGCGATCAAGTTGATCTCGCGAACACCTTGCTCAGCCAGGTTTTTGGCTTCTGTAATGATAGATTCCATAGGACGACTGCGGAAATCTCCGCGAACAGATGGGATAACACAATAAGCGCAACGATTGCTGCATCCTTCTGCGACTTTGATATATGCCGTGTAAGACGGTGTTGTAAGTACGCGCGGCATATCTTCCGTATAGAGGTTGGTCAATTCATCCAAGATCATAACAGGTTTTTCACCACTATCTACACGTTCGATCGCTTCACGGATCTTCTGCCACGAACCCGTACCGATAATGGCATCGATCTCGGGAATCTCTGTGATCAATTCGGTCGCGAAGCGTTGTGCAAGACAACCGCTGACCAAGAGCATTTTGCAGTTGGCGTTTTTATATTCAGCCATCTGCAAGATCGTGTCTACCGACTCTTGTTGTGCGGATTCGATAAATCCGCAAGTGTTGACGATAATAATATCGGCTTCTTCGGGGTCGGGTGTGATCGTGAGCTCATGCGAAGCCAGATCGCCGAGCATCAATTCTGCATCGACGAGATTTTTAACGCATCCTAAGCTGATAATTCCTACTTTTCTCATTGTTGTGTCCTCACTTTGCTAAGCGAATTTCTTGTACCCATGTATCGATTAAGTGATATTTTTCTTCTTTGGTCAAGAATGGATCTGTATCCCACAAGACCTTCGATTTATACGTGAAAGCATTGTAAGATGGTAACGACGGATTCGTTGGTACAAAGAAGAAGTTCTGT
It encodes:
- a CDS encoding MiaB/RimO family radical SAM methylthiotransferase is translated as MRKVGIISLGCVKNLVDAELMLGDLASHELTITPDPEEADIIIVNTCGFIESAQQESVDTILQMAEYKNANCKMLLVSGCLAQRFATELITEIPEIDAIIGTGSWQKIREAIERVDSGEKPVMILDELTNLYTEDMPRVLTTPSYTAYIKVAEGCSNRCAYCVIPSVRGDFRSRPMESIITEAKNLAEQGVREINLIAQDTTNYGTDLYGERRITALLRELVKIEKIEWIRLLYCYPHNFTDDLIELMATEPKICSYV